A window from Plectropomus leopardus isolate mb chromosome 21, YSFRI_Pleo_2.0, whole genome shotgun sequence encodes these proteins:
- the myom1b gene encoding M-protein, striated muscle isoform X1, translating into MPGSIPFYQKHHRHYDRGYRSRETESMLSQYQTSSRYAASSSSSATSGSRGLIVSSHSGLDVSRLSPAPKRAKPTYLAVDKENQIIGYVVPIFRGSEDFATGFSDTKQARVRDTATYMARRDLFTSGLEMERSEQISRREAMRESANRISNNRRIHEHGEHFKRMNEDSLMHAPEFVIKPRSHTVWEKQCVRLHCTVSGWPDPRVVWYKNNVAIDPLANAGKYKLESRYNVHSLEINRCDFDDTAQYRVSAMNSQGELSAFASVVVKRFKGEVDEFLPSPRRASAEDGPVSEYGINFQTHIVDNFGVSFGREGETMSLGCTVIIYPALHRYQPEIQWYRDDVLLTPSKWYQMHWSGDRATLTLAHLNKEDEGLYTLRVTTKSGYETYSAYVFVRDADAEVEGAPGAPLDVRCLDANKDYIIVTWKQPAIDGGDSILGYFVDRCEVGTNHWIQCNDTPVKFARFPVTGLVEGRSYMFRVRAVNKSGMSRPSRVSEPVAAMDPADRARMRGTSAPWTGQIIVTEEEPAEGIVPGRPLELQVTEATKNYVVLSWKPPAGKGLEGVMYYVEKCVSGTDSWQRVNTEIPVKSPRFALFDLAEGKSYSFRVRCCNSAGVGEPSDPTEATTVGDKLDIPSAPSKVVPTRNTDTSVVVSWEASKEAKELVGYYIEGSIVGSSVWEPCNNKPVNATRFICHGLMTGEKYIFRVRAVNAAGLSQFSPESEPVEVKAAIGGGIPHASPAPPYGITVLECVRDSMVLAWKQPNFIGGADITGYFVDYREVIDGVPGKWHEGNIRAISERAYRVSDLKENRKYQFQVRAANMAGVGIPSLPSDTFLCEEWTIAVPGPPHDLQIREVRSNSLVLLWKPPVYQGRDPVNGFYVDIKEADAPVEAWKGVNLKATEKTYFKIKNLREGETYVFRVRAQNQAGVGQTSDVTEPVQAITKPGTKEIVVEVDDDGIVSLNFECGEMIPDSKFVWSKNYEEITDSSRLNIETKGNKSKAAFKNLGEEDIGIYSCLVTHTDGASSSYTISEAELKRLLEVSHDHKFPIIPLKSELAVELLEKGKVRFWLQAEKISANGKVDYIFNDNTLSHGDKYKMNFDKNTGVIEMIMDCLTPADEGTFTFQMQDGKATNQSSLVLIGDVFKELQKESEFQMKEWVRKQGPHFIEYLDYEVTPECCVILKCKVGNTKKETSAIWYKDGHEIKADEHLGFTEGVLKLEIAQISKKDSGVYEVVLKDDRGKDTSTLNLRDQGFKDLMNEVFNFIANSSTPLKITSTDQGIRLYTFVSYYNDLLQVTWHYKDSAIAFSDRIKSGVVGEQLWLQITEPTEKDMGKYAIEFNDGKGGLRRTVELSGQAFDDAFAEFQRLKAAAIAERSRARVAGGLPDVVTIQEGKALNLTCNISGDPVPEVTWLKNDREITSDDHCILKFASGKFASFTITGVNTSDSGKYSILVKNKYGTESGDFTLEIIEGTPDLGVTSYWTDTDGNVVFSPNTPQEKMKTPITETKTQKRKKSVSKTPPTEKVEDEKKVAPKASDLQKTEDAKEVSHQPLTADQSEVSERPADTEEEPEPGAETDRNTA; encoded by the exons ACTTATAGTGTCCTCACATTCTGGGCTGGATGTGAGCAGACTGAGCCCTGCACCCAAGAGAGCCAAGCCAACTTACTTGGCTGTGGATAAAGAAAACCAAATCATCGGCTATGTAGTGCCTATCTTCAGGGGCAG TGAAGACTTTGCTACAGGATTTTCCGATACAAAGCAAGCAAGGGTGAGGGACACTGCTACATACATGGCCCGCAGGGATTTGTTCACCAGCGGCCTGGAGATGGAGAGGTCAGAGCAGATCTCCAGGAGGGAGGCCATGCGCGAGTCAGCCAACCGCATCTCTAATAACAGAAGG ATCCATGAACACGGGGAACACTTTAAGCGTATGAACGAAGACAGCCTGATGCACGCCCCGGAGTTTGTAATTAAACCACGCTCCCACACCGTGTGGGAGAAGCAGTGTGTGCGACTGCATTGCACTGTCAGCGGCTGGCCCGACCCACGGGTCGTCTG gtacaaaaacaatgtggcAATTGACCCTCTTGCCAATGCTGGCAAGTATAAACTTGAGAGCAGATACAATGTGCACTCACTGGAGATCAACAG ATGTGATTTTGATGACACGGCGCAGTATCGCGTCTCTGCCATGAACTCCCAGGGAGAGCTGTCGGCATTTGCCTCTGTCGTTGTTAAGA GGTTCAAAGGTGAAGTTGACGAGTTCCTGCCATCACCCAGAC GGGCCAGTGCTGAAG ATGGCCCAGTTTCTGAGTATGGCATCAACTTCCAGACTCACATTGTCGATAACTTTGGTGTGTCGTTTGGAAGAGAGGGTGAGACCATGAGTCTGGGATGTACGGTCATCATTTACCCCGCCCTGCACCGCTACCAGCCAGAGATCCAGTGGTACAGAGATG atgttctGCTGACTCCTTCTAAATGGTACCAAATGCACTGGAGTGGCGATCGAGCCACGCTGACGCTCGCACACCTCAACAAAGAGGACGAGGGGCTCTACACCCTGCGTGTCACAACCAAGTCTGGATATGAAACCTACTCGGCCTACGTCTTTGTCAGAG ATGCTGATGCTGAGGTTGAAGGAGCTCCCGGTGCCCCTCTGGATGTCCGCTGCCTGGACGCCAACAAGGATTACATTATTGTCACCTGGAAGCAGCCAGCTATTGATGGTGGAGACTCCATCTTGGGCTACTTTGTGGACAG ATGTGAGGTTGGAACCAACCACTGGATCCAGTGCAATGACACTCCAGTTAAGTTTGCCCGTTTCCCCGTCACCGGCCTGGTGGAGGGTCGCTCCTACATGTTCCGTGTGCGCGCAGTCAACAAGAGCGGCATGAGCCGCCCGTCCAGAGTCTCTGAGCCGGTGGCTGCCATGGACCCAGCTGACCGCGCTCGCATGAGAG GTACCTCTGCTCCCTGGACCGGCCAGATCATCGTCACGGAGGAGGAGCCTGCAG AGGGCATTGTTCCTGGCCGACCTCTTGAGCTGCAGGTGACTGAGGCAACCAAGAACTATGTGGTGCTGAGCTGGAAACCCCCAGCAGGGAAAGGCCTTGAGGGTGTCATGTACTATGTAGAAAAG TGTGTCTCGGGCACAGACAGCTGGCAGAGGGTGAACACAGAGATCCCAGTTAAGTCTCCTCGCTTTGCGCTGTTTGATCTCGCTGAGGGAAAATCCTACAGCTTCCGTGTCCGCTGCTGCAACTCTGCCGGTGTTGGCGAGCCATCTGACCCAACTGAGGCCACCACTGTTGGAGACAAGCTCG ATATCCCATCTGCCCCAAGCAAAGTTGTCCCCaccagaaacacagacacatcagTCGTTGTGTCTTGGGAAGCGTCCAAGGAAGCTAAAGAGTTGGTTGGGTACTACATCGAGGGGAGCATCGTGGGCAGCAGCGTGTGGGAGCCATGCAACAACAAACCTGTGAATGCTACCAG GTTCATCTGCCATGGTCTGATGACGGGAGAGAAGTACATCTTCAGGGTGAGGGCAGTGAACGCAGCAGGGCTCAGCCAGTTCTCCCCCGAGTCTGAGCCTGTAGAGGTGAAGGCAGCTATAG GGGGCGGCATCCCTCATG CCTCCCCTGCTCCACCCTATGGCATCACTGTCTTGGAGTGTGTGCGTGACTCCATGGTGCTGGCCTGGAAACAGCCGAACTTCATCGGTGGCGCTGACATCACCGGCTACTTCGTGGATTACCGTGAGGTCATCGATGGCGTGCCAGGAAAGTGGCATGAGGGCAACATCAGGGCTATCAGTGAGAGGGCCTACAGG GTATCTGACCTGAAGGAGAACAGGAAATACCAGTTCCAGGTGCGAGCAGCCAACATGGCAGGTGTTGGCATCCCATCTCTGCCTAGTGACACCTTCCTGTGTGAGGAGTGGACCATCGCTGTGCCAG GGCCTCCTCATGACCTGCAGATAAGAGAGGTGCGAAGCAACTCTCTGGTATTGCTGTGGAAACCACCTGTGTACCAGGGCCGTGATCCGGTCAACGGGTTCTATGTTGACATCAAGGAAGCGGACGCACCAGTGGAGGCGTGGAAAGGGGTCAACCTTAAGGCCACAGAGAAGACGTACTTCAAG ATTAAGAATCTGAGGGAAGGAGAGACGTATGTGTTCCGTGTGCGTGCCCAGAATCAAGCCGGTGTTGGACAGACCTCAGATGTGACAGAGCCGGTCCAAGCTATCACTAAACCAG GCACAAAGGAGATCGTTGTGGAGGTTGATGATGACGGTATCGTCTCTCTGAACTTTGAATGTGGTGAAATGATCCCTGACTCCAAATTTGTGTGGTCCAAGAATTACGAGGAAATCACAGACTCATCCCGGCTGAACATAGAGACCAAGGGAAACAA ATCCaaagctgcttttaaaaatcttgGTGAGGAGGACATTGGCATTTACTCATGTCTTGTCACCCACACTGATGGTGCTTCATCCAGCTACACCATCTCTGAGGCAG AGTTGAAGAGGCTGCTGGAGGTCAGTCATGACCACAAATTCCCCA TTATTCCCCTGAAGTCAGAGTTGGCTGTGGAGCTGCTGGAGAAGGGTAAAGTTCGCTTTTGGCTTCAGGCGGAAAAGATTTCAGCTAACGGCAAAGTGGATTACATCTTCAATGACAACACTCTCTCTCATGGGGAT aaatacaAGATGAACTTCGACAAGAACACCGGTGTGATTGAGATGATCATGGACTGCCTGACTCCGGCGGATGAGGGTACCTTTACCTTCCAGATGCAGGATGGGAAGGCGACTAATCAGTCCAGCCTGGTGCTGATAGGAGACG tgttCAAGGAGCTGCAGAAGGAATCAGAGTTCCAGATGAAAGAGTGGGTCAGAAAACAAG GTCCTCACTTTATCGAGTATTTGGATTATGAGGTGACACCCGAGTGCTGTGTGATACTGAAATGCAAG GTTGGCAACACGAAAAAGGAGACGTCTGCGATTTGGTACAAAGACGGACACGAGATCAAAGCAGACGAGCATCTCGGCTTCACCGAGGGAGTGCTGAAACTGGAAATTGCTCAG ATCTCCAAGAAGGACTCTGGTGTGTATGAGGTCGTTCTGAAGGATGACAGAGGAAAAGACACTTCCACGTTGAATTTGAGAGATCAAG GTTTCAAAGACTTGATGAATGAAGTTTTCAATTTTATTG ccaATTCCTCAACTCCACTGAAGATCACAAGCACAGATCAGGGCATCCGACTCTACACCTTCGTGAGCTACTACAACGATTTACTCCAAGTGACATGGCACTACAA GGATTCGGCCATTGCTTTCTCTGACCGCATAAAGAGCGGTGTGGTGGGAGAGCAGCTGTGGCTGCAGATCACAGAGCCCACGGAGAAAGACATGGGCAAATACGCCATTGAGTTCAACGATGGAAAAGGAGGCCTGAGGAGGACTGTTGAGCTGTCTGGTCAAG cattcGACGATGCTTTTGCAGAATTCCAGAGACTTAA AGCTGCTGCTATTGCAGAGAGAA GTCGTGCTCGAGTGGCAGGAGGCCTGCCTGATGTGGTCACTATACAGGAGGGCAAG GCTCTCAATCTCACCTGCAACATCTCGGGCGACCCCGTACCAGAGGTCACCTGGCTGAAGAACGACAGGGAGATCACGTCTGACGACCACTGCATCCTCAAGTTTGCGTCGGGCAAGTTTGCCAGCTTCACCATCACCGGTGTGAACACGTCGGACTCTGGCAAGTACAGCATCCTGGTGAAGAACAAGTACGGCACCGAGAGCGGGGACTTCACC TTGGAGATCATAGAGGGAACACCTGACCTGGGCGTGACTTCATACTGGACTGATACGGATGGAAACGTGGTATTCAGCCCAAACACACCACAGGAAAAGATGAAAACCCCCATCACCGAGACGAAAACACAGAAgcgaaaga AATCTGTAAGTAAGACCCCTCCAACAGAAAAGGTTGAAGATGAGAAGAAGGTAGCACCCAAAGCTtcagatttacaaaaaacagaagatgCAAAAGAAGTTTCTCACCAGCCTTTGactgctgaccaatcagaagtGTCTGAGCGgcctgcagacacagaggaagagCCTGAACCAGGAgctgaaacagacagaaacactgcGTGA
- the myom1b gene encoding M-protein, striated muscle isoform X3: MPGSIPFYQKHHRHYDRGYRSRETESMLSQYQTSSRYAASSSSSATSGSRGLIVSSHSGLDVSRLSPAPKRAKPTYLAVDKENQIIGYVVPIFRGSEDFATGFSDTKQARVRDTATYMARRDLFTSGLEMERSEQISRREAMRESANRISNNRRIHEHGEHFKRMNEDSLMHAPEFVIKPRSHTVWEKQCVRLHCTVSGWPDPRVVWYKNNVAIDPLANAGKYKLESRYNVHSLEINRCDFDDTAQYRVSAMNSQGELSAFASVVVKRFKGEVDEFLPSPRRASAEDGPVSEYGINFQTHIVDNFGVSFGREGETMSLGCTVIIYPALHRYQPEIQWYRDDVLLTPSKWYQMHWSGDRATLTLAHLNKEDEGLYTLRVTTKSGYETYSAYVFVRDADAEVEGAPGAPLDVRCLDANKDYIIVTWKQPAIDGGDSILGYFVDRCEVGTNHWIQCNDTPVKFARFPVTGLVEGRSYMFRVRAVNKSGMSRPSRVSEPVAAMDPADRARMRGTSAPWTGQIIVTEEEPAEGIVPGRPLELQVTEATKNYVVLSWKPPAGKGLEGVMYYVEKCVSGTDSWQRVNTEIPVKSPRFALFDLAEGKSYSFRVRCCNSAGVGEPSDPTEATTVGDKLDIPSAPSKVVPTRNTDTSVVVSWEASKEAKELVGYYIEGSIVGSSVWEPCNNKPVNATRFICHGLMTGEKYIFRVRAVNAAGLSQFSPESEPVEVKAAIASPAPPYGITVLECVRDSMVLAWKQPNFIGGADITGYFVDYREVIDGVPGKWHEGNIRAISERAYRVSDLKENRKYQFQVRAANMAGVGIPSLPSDTFLCEEWTIAVPGPPHDLQIREVRSNSLVLLWKPPVYQGRDPVNGFYVDIKEADAPVEAWKGVNLKATEKTYFKIKNLREGETYVFRVRAQNQAGVGQTSDVTEPVQAITKPGTKEIVVEVDDDGIVSLNFECGEMIPDSKFVWSKNYEEITDSSRLNIETKGNKSKAAFKNLGEEDIGIYSCLVTHTDGASSSYTISEAELKRLLEVSHDHKFPIIPLKSELAVELLEKGKVRFWLQAEKISANGKVDYIFNDNTLSHGDKYKMNFDKNTGVIEMIMDCLTPADEGTFTFQMQDGKATNQSSLVLIGDVFKELQKESEFQMKEWVRKQGPHFIEYLDYEVTPECCVILKCKVGNTKKETSAIWYKDGHEIKADEHLGFTEGVLKLEIAQISKKDSGVYEVVLKDDRGKDTSTLNLRDQGFKDLMNEVFNFIANSSTPLKITSTDQGIRLYTFVSYYNDLLQVTWHYKDSAIAFSDRIKSGVVGEQLWLQITEPTEKDMGKYAIEFNDGKGGLRRTVELSGQAFDDAFAEFQRLKAAAIAERSRARVAGGLPDVVTIQEGKALNLTCNISGDPVPEVTWLKNDREITSDDHCILKFASGKFASFTITGVNTSDSGKYSILVKNKYGTESGDFTLEIIEGTPDLGVTSYWTDTDGNVVFSPNTPQEKMKTPITETKTQKRKKSVSKTPPTEKVEDEKKVAPKASDLQKTEDAKEVSHQPLTADQSEVSERPADTEEEPEPGAETDRNTA; the protein is encoded by the exons ACTTATAGTGTCCTCACATTCTGGGCTGGATGTGAGCAGACTGAGCCCTGCACCCAAGAGAGCCAAGCCAACTTACTTGGCTGTGGATAAAGAAAACCAAATCATCGGCTATGTAGTGCCTATCTTCAGGGGCAG TGAAGACTTTGCTACAGGATTTTCCGATACAAAGCAAGCAAGGGTGAGGGACACTGCTACATACATGGCCCGCAGGGATTTGTTCACCAGCGGCCTGGAGATGGAGAGGTCAGAGCAGATCTCCAGGAGGGAGGCCATGCGCGAGTCAGCCAACCGCATCTCTAATAACAGAAGG ATCCATGAACACGGGGAACACTTTAAGCGTATGAACGAAGACAGCCTGATGCACGCCCCGGAGTTTGTAATTAAACCACGCTCCCACACCGTGTGGGAGAAGCAGTGTGTGCGACTGCATTGCACTGTCAGCGGCTGGCCCGACCCACGGGTCGTCTG gtacaaaaacaatgtggcAATTGACCCTCTTGCCAATGCTGGCAAGTATAAACTTGAGAGCAGATACAATGTGCACTCACTGGAGATCAACAG ATGTGATTTTGATGACACGGCGCAGTATCGCGTCTCTGCCATGAACTCCCAGGGAGAGCTGTCGGCATTTGCCTCTGTCGTTGTTAAGA GGTTCAAAGGTGAAGTTGACGAGTTCCTGCCATCACCCAGAC GGGCCAGTGCTGAAG ATGGCCCAGTTTCTGAGTATGGCATCAACTTCCAGACTCACATTGTCGATAACTTTGGTGTGTCGTTTGGAAGAGAGGGTGAGACCATGAGTCTGGGATGTACGGTCATCATTTACCCCGCCCTGCACCGCTACCAGCCAGAGATCCAGTGGTACAGAGATG atgttctGCTGACTCCTTCTAAATGGTACCAAATGCACTGGAGTGGCGATCGAGCCACGCTGACGCTCGCACACCTCAACAAAGAGGACGAGGGGCTCTACACCCTGCGTGTCACAACCAAGTCTGGATATGAAACCTACTCGGCCTACGTCTTTGTCAGAG ATGCTGATGCTGAGGTTGAAGGAGCTCCCGGTGCCCCTCTGGATGTCCGCTGCCTGGACGCCAACAAGGATTACATTATTGTCACCTGGAAGCAGCCAGCTATTGATGGTGGAGACTCCATCTTGGGCTACTTTGTGGACAG ATGTGAGGTTGGAACCAACCACTGGATCCAGTGCAATGACACTCCAGTTAAGTTTGCCCGTTTCCCCGTCACCGGCCTGGTGGAGGGTCGCTCCTACATGTTCCGTGTGCGCGCAGTCAACAAGAGCGGCATGAGCCGCCCGTCCAGAGTCTCTGAGCCGGTGGCTGCCATGGACCCAGCTGACCGCGCTCGCATGAGAG GTACCTCTGCTCCCTGGACCGGCCAGATCATCGTCACGGAGGAGGAGCCTGCAG AGGGCATTGTTCCTGGCCGACCTCTTGAGCTGCAGGTGACTGAGGCAACCAAGAACTATGTGGTGCTGAGCTGGAAACCCCCAGCAGGGAAAGGCCTTGAGGGTGTCATGTACTATGTAGAAAAG TGTGTCTCGGGCACAGACAGCTGGCAGAGGGTGAACACAGAGATCCCAGTTAAGTCTCCTCGCTTTGCGCTGTTTGATCTCGCTGAGGGAAAATCCTACAGCTTCCGTGTCCGCTGCTGCAACTCTGCCGGTGTTGGCGAGCCATCTGACCCAACTGAGGCCACCACTGTTGGAGACAAGCTCG ATATCCCATCTGCCCCAAGCAAAGTTGTCCCCaccagaaacacagacacatcagTCGTTGTGTCTTGGGAAGCGTCCAAGGAAGCTAAAGAGTTGGTTGGGTACTACATCGAGGGGAGCATCGTGGGCAGCAGCGTGTGGGAGCCATGCAACAACAAACCTGTGAATGCTACCAG GTTCATCTGCCATGGTCTGATGACGGGAGAGAAGTACATCTTCAGGGTGAGGGCAGTGAACGCAGCAGGGCTCAGCCAGTTCTCCCCCGAGTCTGAGCCTGTAGAGGTGAAGGCAGCTATAG CCTCCCCTGCTCCACCCTATGGCATCACTGTCTTGGAGTGTGTGCGTGACTCCATGGTGCTGGCCTGGAAACAGCCGAACTTCATCGGTGGCGCTGACATCACCGGCTACTTCGTGGATTACCGTGAGGTCATCGATGGCGTGCCAGGAAAGTGGCATGAGGGCAACATCAGGGCTATCAGTGAGAGGGCCTACAGG GTATCTGACCTGAAGGAGAACAGGAAATACCAGTTCCAGGTGCGAGCAGCCAACATGGCAGGTGTTGGCATCCCATCTCTGCCTAGTGACACCTTCCTGTGTGAGGAGTGGACCATCGCTGTGCCAG GGCCTCCTCATGACCTGCAGATAAGAGAGGTGCGAAGCAACTCTCTGGTATTGCTGTGGAAACCACCTGTGTACCAGGGCCGTGATCCGGTCAACGGGTTCTATGTTGACATCAAGGAAGCGGACGCACCAGTGGAGGCGTGGAAAGGGGTCAACCTTAAGGCCACAGAGAAGACGTACTTCAAG ATTAAGAATCTGAGGGAAGGAGAGACGTATGTGTTCCGTGTGCGTGCCCAGAATCAAGCCGGTGTTGGACAGACCTCAGATGTGACAGAGCCGGTCCAAGCTATCACTAAACCAG GCACAAAGGAGATCGTTGTGGAGGTTGATGATGACGGTATCGTCTCTCTGAACTTTGAATGTGGTGAAATGATCCCTGACTCCAAATTTGTGTGGTCCAAGAATTACGAGGAAATCACAGACTCATCCCGGCTGAACATAGAGACCAAGGGAAACAA ATCCaaagctgcttttaaaaatcttgGTGAGGAGGACATTGGCATTTACTCATGTCTTGTCACCCACACTGATGGTGCTTCATCCAGCTACACCATCTCTGAGGCAG AGTTGAAGAGGCTGCTGGAGGTCAGTCATGACCACAAATTCCCCA TTATTCCCCTGAAGTCAGAGTTGGCTGTGGAGCTGCTGGAGAAGGGTAAAGTTCGCTTTTGGCTTCAGGCGGAAAAGATTTCAGCTAACGGCAAAGTGGATTACATCTTCAATGACAACACTCTCTCTCATGGGGAT aaatacaAGATGAACTTCGACAAGAACACCGGTGTGATTGAGATGATCATGGACTGCCTGACTCCGGCGGATGAGGGTACCTTTACCTTCCAGATGCAGGATGGGAAGGCGACTAATCAGTCCAGCCTGGTGCTGATAGGAGACG tgttCAAGGAGCTGCAGAAGGAATCAGAGTTCCAGATGAAAGAGTGGGTCAGAAAACAAG GTCCTCACTTTATCGAGTATTTGGATTATGAGGTGACACCCGAGTGCTGTGTGATACTGAAATGCAAG GTTGGCAACACGAAAAAGGAGACGTCTGCGATTTGGTACAAAGACGGACACGAGATCAAAGCAGACGAGCATCTCGGCTTCACCGAGGGAGTGCTGAAACTGGAAATTGCTCAG ATCTCCAAGAAGGACTCTGGTGTGTATGAGGTCGTTCTGAAGGATGACAGAGGAAAAGACACTTCCACGTTGAATTTGAGAGATCAAG GTTTCAAAGACTTGATGAATGAAGTTTTCAATTTTATTG ccaATTCCTCAACTCCACTGAAGATCACAAGCACAGATCAGGGCATCCGACTCTACACCTTCGTGAGCTACTACAACGATTTACTCCAAGTGACATGGCACTACAA GGATTCGGCCATTGCTTTCTCTGACCGCATAAAGAGCGGTGTGGTGGGAGAGCAGCTGTGGCTGCAGATCACAGAGCCCACGGAGAAAGACATGGGCAAATACGCCATTGAGTTCAACGATGGAAAAGGAGGCCTGAGGAGGACTGTTGAGCTGTCTGGTCAAG cattcGACGATGCTTTTGCAGAATTCCAGAGACTTAA AGCTGCTGCTATTGCAGAGAGAA GTCGTGCTCGAGTGGCAGGAGGCCTGCCTGATGTGGTCACTATACAGGAGGGCAAG GCTCTCAATCTCACCTGCAACATCTCGGGCGACCCCGTACCAGAGGTCACCTGGCTGAAGAACGACAGGGAGATCACGTCTGACGACCACTGCATCCTCAAGTTTGCGTCGGGCAAGTTTGCCAGCTTCACCATCACCGGTGTGAACACGTCGGACTCTGGCAAGTACAGCATCCTGGTGAAGAACAAGTACGGCACCGAGAGCGGGGACTTCACC TTGGAGATCATAGAGGGAACACCTGACCTGGGCGTGACTTCATACTGGACTGATACGGATGGAAACGTGGTATTCAGCCCAAACACACCACAGGAAAAGATGAAAACCCCCATCACCGAGACGAAAACACAGAAgcgaaaga AATCTGTAAGTAAGACCCCTCCAACAGAAAAGGTTGAAGATGAGAAGAAGGTAGCACCCAAAGCTtcagatttacaaaaaacagaagatgCAAAAGAAGTTTCTCACCAGCCTTTGactgctgaccaatcagaagtGTCTGAGCGgcctgcagacacagaggaagagCCTGAACCAGGAgctgaaacagacagaaacactgcGTGA